A genomic window from Carassius auratus strain Wakin chromosome 45, ASM336829v1, whole genome shotgun sequence includes:
- the kcns3b gene encoding potassium voltage-gated channel subfamily S member 3b, which produces MMYGQVLHHQGREEDLINLNVGGIQHKVERCVLLRFPNTRVGQLIQCCSDAAILELCDDYSPAEQEYYFDRSPQVFHCVLNFYRTGHFHALEELCVFCFSQEIEYWGIGELDLEACCLDRFLERKHDRELNACGRSSNATSSEEISVVRCDLWRFEGTWCSDARKFMWQTLEDPNHSKCSKGVAAVSILVILTSIVAMCIHSMPEFRYATDSENSVLDSLELICNIFFSVEFVLRVVAAPHPWTFLGNPLNMIDLASVLPFYVTLAFESLSEGDGEENQSLFNMGKVVQVLRLMRAFRVLKLARHSEGVRAFGETLKNCQSEVGLLILFITVGISFFSTFIYYTEKEDASSKLSSIPVCWWWAIISMTTVGYGDVYPQTTAGRIVASLCILCGLLVVSFPITIIMNNFSKYFEKNTPKRCLTEAKT; this is translated from the coding sequence ATGATGTATGGGCAAGTTCTCCACCACCAAGGCAGGGAGGAAGATCTTATTAACCTCAATGTTGGAGGCATCCAGCACAAGGTGGAGCGCTGCGTTCTGCTCCGGTTCCCCAACACACGTGTGGGTCAGTTAATCCAGTGCTGCAGCGATGCCGCCATCCTGGAACTCTGCGACGACTACAGCCCCGCTGAGCAGGAATATTACTTCGACAGAAGCCCGCAAGTCTTTCACTGTGTTCTGAACTTCTACCGTACAGGACACTTCCATGCTTTGGAGgagctgtgtgtgttttgcttcAGTCAGGAGATCGAATACTGGGGCATTGGTGAACTGGATCTGGAAGCCTGCTGTCTTGATCGGTTCCTTGAGCGCAAACACGACCGGGAGCTGAACGCGTGTGGCAGGTCTAGTAATGCCACGTCGTCTGAAGAGATCTCGGTTGTGAGGTGTGACCTGTGGAGGTTTGAGGGCACGTGGTGTTCAGATGCTCGCAAGTTCATGTGGCAAACTCTTGAAGACCCCAATCACTCCAAGTGTTCCAAAGGTGTAGCTGCGGTTTCAATCCTGGTCATTTTGACCTCCATTGTGGCCATGTGTATTCACAGTATGCCAGAATTCAGGTATGCAACTGACAGCGAAAATTCTGTTCTGGACTCTCTGGAGCTCATCTGTAACATTTTCTTCTCAGTGGAATTTGTTCTGCGAGTTGTAGCAGCACCTCACCCATGGACGTTTTTGGGAAACCCTCTGAACATGATTGACTTGGCTTCTGTCTTACCTTTCTATGTGACGCTGGCTTTTGAAAGTTTGAGCGAAGGGGATGGGGAGGAAAACCAAAGTCTGTTCAACATGGGGAAAGTGGTTCAGGTTCTCCGGTTAATGAGGGCCTTCAGGGTCCTAAAGCTTGCTCGACATTCAGAAGGGGTGAGAGCTTTTGGAGAAACTCTAAAGAATTGCCAATCCGAGGTGGGTTTGCTCATTCTTTTCATTACTGTTGGAATATCTTTCTTCTCGACTTTTATTTACTACACTGAAAAGGAAGACGCTTCATCCAAACTCTCTTCTATTCCTGTTTGTTGGTGGTGGGCCATTATTTCAATGACTACGGTGGGTTATGGGGATGTATATCCACAGACAACAGCTGGGAGGATTGTAGCTTCACTTTGCATTCTCTGTGGGTTACTTGTGGTTTCTTTTCCCATCACCATAATCATGAACAACTTTTCTAAGTACTTTGAGAAAAATACACCCAAGAGGTGCCTTACAGAAGCTAAAACATAG